The following is a genomic window from Hymenobacter sp. APR13.
CGCTTTCTGTTATGCGTTACCGCTACTTTTTACTGCCGGCGTTGCTGGTGCAGCTTGCCTGCACGGCCCAGGCCCAGCGCGCCAATGAAGGCGGCAAGCTCAACAACTACGATTATGTCAACCGGGAGCTGGGCCGCAAGCGCGACGGCCAGGCCACTACTGGCAGCCCCTACCTGCTGCCGGACTGGGCGCTGGGCACGGTAGCCATGCGCACCGGCAACGTGCAGCGCCAGCAGTGGCTGAAGTACGATCTGTCGGCAGCGCGCCTGCTGTGGCGCCGGCCCCAGGGCGACTCGGTGGAGCTGTTCACGACGATGGTGCGCGAGTTTACGCTCCGCGACTCTGCCACCCACCAGACGCACGTGTTCCGGCTCTACCCCGAGGCCCGCACCGAGCTGCCGGTGCTGCGCGCCACCTTTCTCGACGTGCGCTACGATGCGGGCCGCACGGCGCTGCTGCGCCACCTCACGCGGCAAAGCCAGACCCAGACCTCCAGCGGCGCCCTGACGACCATCAAGAAGTCGGCGTGGAGCAACAAAACCGCTTACTACCTGAAGCTGCCCGACCAAACGCTGTTGCCCGTGCGCCTGAGCACCCGGAGCGTACTGGATGCTCTGGCGCCACAATACCGGGAGCAGGCCGGCGCTTACGTTTCGCAGCAGCAGCTCAATCTGAGCAAGGAGGCCGATGTGGTGCGGCTGCTGACTTACTACGACAGCCTGCAGCCTTAGCCGGCGGGCCCTGTATCTTTCCCGGGCGGGCTACGTTTGCAAAAACTCAACCCTGATCCTCTCCTCCATGTCCACCAACCTCGACTACCTCGACCCCAACCTGCTGCCGCTGGAAGACAAGCTGAACGCTTACCTGGCGGCTGAAAAGGCCCTGCGGGCGGCCAACACCGACAGCGCCAGCCTGCCGCAGCAGCAACAGCAGCAGGCCCTAGCGGCCGACGAATTTGAGCAGCGCTCCGTTGCCGGCAGCTTTCCGCAGCACGCCGAAGAAGTACGCGACCAACTCCAGAATCTGCAGCAAGACCTAGAGCGACTGCGCCACGAAATCCTGGCGCTGCTTCCCGTGCGCAACGAATGGGTGAAGGTCAACCTGGGCTATGGCCCCAGCCGCGTTGGCGCTTTCGACCTTCCCGGCCAGCCGGCAGGCACTTATGAGCTGCGGGTAGTGCATTAGGCCGATTGCCTTCTTTGCCTGGGCAGCGCCCGGTAGCCACATGGGCTGCCGGGCGCTTTTGCTTTATAAACACTTCATCATGTGGTCATTGGACAACAAAAAAAGGACGACTAATAGTCGTCCTCTTTCCCACAACCAAAAAGGGTAAAACTTTAAAAACCCCTCTAAATACACTTTAGAGGCACTTATTATTTTTAGTTTTGAGTTATATGGAACACAAATTTGGGTTTTATGGAACACGCGGTTACCTTTAAAGTAGAATAGTAATCTTCTCACTTCATCCGGCTTATCCGATATGGCACGTCCTAAAGCAGAGTTTCCAACCATCACCACCATTCTTCGCGCTGATGGTAAGTATGCCACCCTGAAAAACAAGCCTATCCAGATTCGTTGGAGCTTTGGTACGGCGGGTAGCTTTAAGATTCCGACGCTGCATGATGCACATGATAAAGAGCTAGACAAATCCGGCTACCTGAAGCCTTCCAATCGTGTGGATAGGGAAACCATCAACCGCTATCTTCAGGATATCAGAGACAGGCTAACAACCGCTTATAACCTGGTTGTAGCCGATGGTGTAATGGTTACTGATAAGCTGGTGAAAGAACGGTTTGAACAGCTCACCACCCTTGCGCAACAGCAGCAGGAAGAAGCAACCCGACTAGCTATCAAACGGGAGAAGTTTGAGCAGAAGCTAGCCGGTATGATAACCACGTTGCATGAAGAAGGCGCGGTTGAAGCGGTTGATGTGGTGATTCCCCGGCATGAATCCGCTATTGAGAAGTTGAAAGCGCAGATAGCTCACCATGAAGCAGAGCTATACAAAACCAAGCGCGAATACGACCTACTACCAGAGCCTGTAGAAGCTGAGGATGCGAAGCTTACCACATGGTTGATGAACTATGCACAACGGCAAGGGAAGAATACGCTAGCAGCCACTACCCTACGCACCTACACCAGCTTTGTAAGCACAGTTGCTAGGTTCCGACCTAACGTGTTGATCAATGAGGTTGATGATAGCTACCTGATTGCGTTTCAGGACTGGTTAACGGATACACCTTCTATGATCCCCAAGTACTCTTATGTAAAAAAGCAGAAGGTAGAACAAGTTGGTTGGACAGAAGGCAAAACCCGAACCAACGAAACAGTAGAGAATTATATCACTAAGATCAAATCCTGTTTAAAGTATTATCTAATACATGATGATAAGTTACCGGCTGGCATTAAAGTAAACACCAAATACCAGCGCTATGAATTTCTATTAGCAAAGAACAATGATGAAGTTATCACATTAGAAGAGGAAGAAATCTTAGCGCTG
Proteins encoded in this region:
- a CDS encoding tyrosine-type recombinase/integrase, which gives rise to MARPKAEFPTITTILRADGKYATLKNKPIQIRWSFGTAGSFKIPTLHDAHDKELDKSGYLKPSNRVDRETINRYLQDIRDRLTTAYNLVVADGVMVTDKLVKERFEQLTTLAQQQQEEATRLAIKREKFEQKLAGMITTLHEEGAVEAVDVVIPRHESAIEKLKAQIAHHEAELYKTKREYDLLPEPVEAEDAKLTTWLMNYAQRQGKNTLAATTLRTYTSFVSTVARFRPNVLINEVDDSYLIAFQDWLTDTPSMIPKYSYVKKQKVEQVGWTEGKTRTNETVENYITKIKSCLKYYLIHDDKLPAGIKVNTKYQRYEFLLAKNNDEVITLEEEEILALKDLQVTKNDRKAQLLLLFLCATGLRWSDAITITSANISNGYIRKSVKKTEKKSTVVHIKLNPISEYVLEQCEYDISKIAMEDYYAVELMRELCKLIPSMHDKIELKRISGRKTDIVQVPRWFRVGTHTGRRTHLNILLDYNVPVHAVMSIAGHTNLATLEGYLQERRTLKEHTLNIFNIPKQN